Proteins encoded within one genomic window of Camelina sativa cultivar DH55 chromosome 19, Cs, whole genome shotgun sequence:
- the LOC104764234 gene encoding uncharacterized protein LOC104764234, giving the protein MGKRNTFCDRNSNRRARSKDKGSDESDEDYVISEEDEEDESEADLKEEENEYASSVDGAEPSFDGFGVSDEEFDDVREEEEEDAMLRNVEWPKVKTGPRGNRKITGCKPRMTKQVVSDNEDVDLDDADDDEDEDEEISYSRQIIGKVGSLDGEKHPRVGLGKRRRVFYEKEDDEDGDYPEEDGEEEEERDVTNVDLNSLHDAQDGKMVALEEQDNETEKEDDGDYEDEDGDEDFTADEDVSLDEEEEEETIACNKNSVKVCKKSKRKRRSGVGRKRRKKCSVAKTRLTRGRKRRGKYTKKGVDEDEDDDDDDDDGDFVDDCLPARKKAKTKSTRPRRRYNVPSDSDIASSGESDYEYTISEEEREQIREAGSLLRSSVKHASSIRKTTVNKDLPQVRKSPVKKAEKKVELVKRDVIKNVCGICLSEEDMRRLKGTLDCCSHYFCFTCIMEWSKVESRCPLCKQRFRTISKPARSTPGVDLREVVIPVPERDQVYQPTEEELRSYLDPYENIICTECHQGDDDGLMLLCDLCDSSAHTYCVGLGREVPEGNWYCEGCRPVALGSASSQPHITSEQQRVSGFYSRPSPVVVSGQYQDMSLLVSPRTPFFNGENLFSPRLPNGDVQGSSPSGLGATTLSRRRTLHRHIQNIINSDRLVNMGARTGGTSTANSSDGFVTTQIGHVRTINPSQPAARQETGGSLYTISGERLPNNNPLISAHNPELLSPKLDEFGSEEAFRHLSNDTSLGERPIDLGLRHGLVQGDPLFSNQQYLHSYMPNTMSSMGGERLQQRVKAHLKKLSSKIDLGQTTFEEISTCSIHTILAACGLEHKSSEVHLVPPPVTCTHHHMTPGSSRSSSSSSSLMKGCCYSCFDSFVEDVVKMILDTRQPHWLSLGLH; this is encoded by the exons atgGGAAAGAGGAACACGTTTTGTGATAGAAATTCAAATAGAAGGGCTAGATCTAAGGATAAGGGTTCTGATGAATCTGATGAGGATTATGTGATTTcggaagaggatgaagaagatgaatctgaGGCTGATCTCAAGGAGGAGGAGAACGAGTATGCCTCTTCCGTTGACGGTGCTGAACCATCCTTTGATGGTTTTGGTGTGTCTGATGAGGAATTTGATGACGTaagggaggaggaggaagaagatgcgATGCTCAGGAATGTTGAGTGGCCTAAAGTGAAAACAGGTCCTCGTGGTAATCGGAAAATCACCGGATGTAAGCCTAGAATGACCAAACAGGTCGTGTCTGACAACGAGGATGTGGATCTTGATGATGCCGATGATGACGAGGACGAGGACGAGGAGATAAGTTATTCAAGGCAGATTATTGGAAAAGTTGGGTCTTTGGATGGAGAGAAACACCCAAGAGTAGGTTTAGGGAAGCGAAGGAGAGTTTTCTATGAgaaagaggatgatgaagatggagacTATCCAGAGGAAGatggagaggaagaggaagaaagggatGTGACAAATGTGGATTTAAATTCCTTGCATGATGCTCAAGATGGAAAGATGGTGGCATTGGAAGAGCAGGACAACGAAACAGAAAAGGAAGATGATGGAGATTACGAGGATGAAGATGGGGATGAAGATTTTACTGCTGATGAAGATGTATCATTggacgaggaagaagaggaagaaacaattGCATGTAACAAAAATTCAGTCAAGGTTTGTAAGAAAAGCAAGCGTAAGCGAAGATCTGGAGTAGGGcgtaaaagaagaaagaaatgctCTGTTGCCAAAACCCGTTTAACAAGGGGAAGAAAGAGACGTGGGAAGTACACAAAGAAAGgagttgatgaagatgaagatgatgatgatgatgatgatgatggagatttTGTAGATGACTGCCTACCTGCAAGAAAGAAGGCCAAGACAAAATCAACAAGGCCACGGCGTCGGTATAACGTGCCATCAGATTCAGACATTGCATCCTCTGGAGAATCTGATTATGAGTACACAATCTcggaggaggaaagagagcaGATAAGAGAAGCCGGTAGTTTATTGAGAAGTAGTGTGAAGCATGCATCATCTATAAGAAAAACCACGGTCAATAAGGATTTACCTCAGGTTCGCAAGTCTCCTGTGAAGAAAGCTGAAAAGAAGGTAGAGCTAGTGAAAAGAGATGTGATCAAAAACGTTTGTGGGATTTGTCTATCTGAGGAAGACATGCGAAGATTGAAGGGAACATTGGACTGCTGTAGCCACTACTTTTGCTTCACTTGCATAATGGAGTGGTCGAAAGTAGAATCTCGCTGCCCACTCTGCAAGCAGCGGTTCAGAACAATCAGTAAACCTGCAAGATCTACACCTGGAGTAGATTTGAGAGAAGTTGTGATTCCTGTACCTGAACGTGATCAG GTCTATCAACCTACTGAAGAAGAGTTGAGGAGTTATCTCGATCcctatgaaaatataatatgcACCGAATGTCAccaaggtgatgatgatgggcTTATGTTGCTTTGTGATCTTTGTGATTCATCTGCCCATACGTACTGTGTTGGTCTCGGGAGGGAAGTACCTGAAGGAAACTGGTACTGTGAAGGTTGTAGACCCGTTGCACTTGGATCAGCTAGTTCCCAACCGCATATTACATCCGAGCAACAAAGGGTTAGTGGCTTTTACAGTAGACCATCACCTGTTGTAGTTTCAGGGCAATATCAAGATATGTCTTTGCTAGTCTCCCCACGTACACCATTTTTCAATGGAGAAAACCTATTTTCTCCAAGGCTTCCCAATGGTGATGTTCAAGGTTCTTCTCCATCCGGCTTAGGGGCAACCACATTATCAAGAAGAAGGACGCTTCACAGACACATACAAAACATTATTAACAGTGATAGACTTGTTAATATGGGTGCTAGAACTGGTGGAACATCGACTGCTAACTCGAGTGATGGTTTCGTGACTACACAAATAGGTCATGTCAGAACTATCAACCCGTCTCAGCCTGCAGCGAGACAAGAAACAGGGGGGTCGTTGTATACAATCTCTGGGGAAAGACTACCCAACAACAATCCATTGATTTCTGCCCATAACCCTGAGCTTTTGTCTCCAAAGTTAGATGAATTTGGAAGCGAAGAAGCATTCAGACATTTGTCTAATGATACATCTCTTGGCGAGAGACCTATCGATTTAGGATTACGTCATGGACTGGTTCAGGGTGACCCCTTGTTTAGTAATCAGCAATATCTACACAGCTACATGCCAAACACAATGTCTTCCATGGGAGGAGAACGACTGCAACAAAGAGTTAAAGCCCATCTCAAAAAGTTGTCCAGTAAAATCGACTTAG GTCAAACCACTTTCGAGGAGATTTCCACGTGCTCAATACACACGATACTGGCAGCTTGTGGACTTGAACACAAGAGCAGTGAAGTGCATCTTGTTCCGCCACCAGTGACGTGTACTCACCATCATATGACACCTGGCAGCAGCAGAAgtagtagcagcagcagcagcctgATGAAAGGGTGTTGCTATTCTTGTTTTGATTCATTTGTAGAAGATGTAGTTAAGATGATTCTAGACACAAGACAGCCCCATTGGTTGAGTCTAGGGCTCCACTAA
- the LOC104764236 gene encoding BTB/POZ domain-containing protein At3g05675 encodes MEPRQDNKAEASYTFGDRSSSDIVVRLRNEEGRDDWIYCHSKILTNKSQYFADRLSDKWPTCKILDSRYCVEVICQESDYDHHINLLRLLYLVSDDVHEDNLCHNVKSALGILCVAKELSCPQIVTACVNYLEAVPWEEGEEEEILRIVPRIGSEAEPVLARLQPVDQSAVSGIFVSAFRFATSSPPLPLGDIKSSAQEQIEYMITEDDDAPLLIADEEIKLEVKECVKSLFVRFFQCLEETSFKPLESEDISKKGSFRMVLSDLSWAFQILTKMEVVKEFVVTWVDTSEKLVKVVEKLETSVTETVEIRVKIIEVTSKVLEAIGYGTVILPTAKRLQMVKLWLPFVRNTKPLVESVVTEGEEVESVVRYKIDGEIWQALESSFVSIILALPSADQAEILTEWLSKNGLYPDLTEAFEVWCYRSKVAKRRLGLTGGEEENGMS; translated from the exons ATGGAGCCTCGT CAGGATAATAAAGCCGAGGCTTCATATACATTTGGTGATCGATCGAGCAGTGACATAGTTGTTAGACTAAGAAACGAGGAAGGACGGGACGATTGGATCTATTGCCATTCCAAGATCCTTACTAACAAAAGCCAGTACTTCGCTGACCGTCTCTCTGATAAATGGCCTACTTGCAAGATTCTTGATTCACGCTACTGTGTTGAAGTCATCTGTCAAGAATCAGATTATGATCATCATATCAATCTCTTAAGACTTCTCTATCTTGTCTCTGATGATGTTCATGAGGATAACCTTTGTCATAACGTGAAAAGTGCGTTGGGGATCCTCTGCGTAGCTAAAGAACTTAGTTGTCCGCAGATTGTTACTGCTTGTGTGAACTACTTGGAAGCTGTTCCATgggaagaaggtgaagaggaagagattCTAAGGATTGTACCTAGAATTGGATCAGAAGCAGAGCCAGTTCTTGCCCGTCTCCAACCAGTTGATCAGTCTGCTGTTAGTGGTATCTTTGTATCTGCTTTTAGGTTTGCTACTTCGTCCCCACCTTTGCCCTTGGGAGACATAAAGTCCTCGGCTCAAGAACAGATTGAGTATATGATAACCGAAGATGATGATGCACCATTGTTGATTGCTGATGAAGAGATCAAGCTTGAAGTAAAAGAATGTGTAAAGAGTCTGTTTGTAAGATTCTTCCAATGTCTAGAAGAAACCTCTTTCAAACCTTTGGAGTCTGAGGATATTAGCAAAAAGGGATCTTTTAGGATGGTTCTGTCTGACTTGTCGTGGGCTTTTCAGATATTAACAAAGATGGAAGTGGTTAAAGAATTTGTAGTAACATGGGTTGACACATCTGAGAAGCTAGTTAAGGTAGTTGAGAAGTTGGAAACATCAGTTACAGAGACGGTTGAGATAAGAGTTAAGATCATCGAGGTGACTTCAAAAGTCTTGGAAGCGATCGGTTATGGAACAGTGATATTACCAACAGCGAAACGGCTTCAGATGGTGAAACTATGGCTTCCTTTTGTAAGAAACACAAAGCCTCTTGTTGAGTCAGTGGTAACGGAAGGTGAGGAGGTTGAATCTGTTGTGAGGTATAAAATTGATGGAGAGATATGGCAAGCTTTGGAATCTTCCTTTGTATCGATAATTCTGGCATTGCCATCTGCAGATCAAGCTGAGATATTGACTGAATGGTTAAGCAAGAATGGCTTGTATCCGGATTTAACAGAAGCTTTCGAGGTTTGGTGTTACAGATCTAAAGTCGCCAAGAGAAGATTGGGTTTAACCGGCGGCGAAGAGGAGAACGGCATGTCTTAA
- the LOC104767343 gene encoding uncharacterized protein LOC104767343 produces MVRSEPCVLFAQTFVHPQLDEYVDEVIFAEPVIITACEFLEQNASSSSQAVSLVGATSPPSFALEVFVRCEGESKFKRLCNPFLYTPSAPYPLEVEAVVTNHLVVRGSYRSLSLIVYGNIVKDLGQYNIILEGRSVTDIVSSTEGNLEDLPLVLHSLESETYLATSQQLVDMLSPYIQFERDSLCTVLPQLSKGKATLLGLSLTFLLCSGREGCLQFVNSGGMDRLVYLFGHDLQSSTTITLLLLEVVEQATRHSVGCEGFLGWWPREDGSIPSGKSEGYSLLLKLLMQKPCHEIASLAIYILRRLRIYEVISRYEFAVLSALEGLSNSHGPATHNLDMLSDAKSQLQKLQKLMKSLGSVEDPSPSAYAERSLVSDHSEGWLSYKATSKLTASWACPFFSSGIDSHMLALLKERGFLPLSAALLSMPGLHSKVGDIMDVFTDIAMFIGNIILSFMFSRTGLSFLLHHPQLTATIIQSLKGSVDLNKEECVPLHYASILISKGFTCSLLEIGINLEMHLRVVSAVDRLLKSTQQTEEFLWILWELRDVSRSDCGREALLTLGAFPEALAVLIEALHSAKDMEPAVENSGISPLNLAICHSAAEIFEVIVSDSTASCLHAWIEHAPVLHKALHTLSLGGSNRKDAPSRLLKWIDAGVVYHKHGVVGLLRYAAVLASGGDAQLSSSSILALDLTPTENGAGESTNVSEMNVLDNLGKVIFEKSFEGVNLSDSSISQLTTALRILALISDNITVAAALYDEGAVTVVYAILVNCSFMFERSSNIYDYLVDDDHGCSSISDFLSERNREQSLVDLLIPSLALLISVLQRLQGTKEQYRNTKLMKALLRLHREVSPKLAACAADLSSHYPDSALSFGAVCHLIVSALVCWPVYGWIPGLFHTLLSGVQTSSVPALGPKETCSFLCILSDILPEEGVWFWKSGMPLLSGLRKLAVGTLMGPQKEKQINWYLEPGPLEKLINHLTPNLDKIAKIIQHHAVSALVVIQDMLRVFVVRIACQRVEHASILLRPIFSSIRDGILDQSSTRDTEAYMVYRYLTFLASLLEHPHAKGLLLEEGIVQLLVEVLERCYDATYPSENRVLEYGVVSESSVIQWCIPAFRSISLLCDSQVPLSCCQKKELLASLSAKDCALIFPFVLKFCQVLPVGNELLSCLCAFKDLVSCGEGQNGLVSLLLHLFSGAEEPVSAERWCDTSSMSLNQLEMKKNPPFLSCWIKLLNSVNSKDGSSSLAIKAVNVLSVGSIRLCLDGESLDSKKVAGLKSLFGLPSEYSGTDTFREETIGLIEQMVTLLSSVTMGSDSSVTAETKPYLHEASRSLLSLLKDGNIDDIISCKGVLVSPGNFDMVDLESENIEDDLYQRGLEDKFWWECPETLPERLPQSSLPAKRKPPTLESSSRRAKGENSSVDIPTQSSVQRGLNSVSLPPARPSRDSFRQRRPNTSRPPSMHVDDYVARERSVDTAGNSNAITISRAGSSSGRPPSIHVDEFMARQRERGQNASTIVVGEAVVQVKNPTPARDTEKVAGKPKQFKADPDDDLQGIDIVFDGEECEGPDDTFLQPDENLMQPAPVMVEQNSPHSIVEETESDANGSSQFSHMGTPVASNVDENAQSEFSSRISVSRPEMSLIREPSITSDRKFVEQADESKKMTPLKTAGISEPGFVPAYNMPGSSGQNLIDPRVGPQGFYSKTSQQHTGHIHGGFSGRGVYEQQMMPNQPPLPLVPPPSVSPVIPHSSDSHSNQSSPFVNHGTQSSGGPIRLMPPLPSAIPQYSSNPYASLPPRTSTVQSFGYNQAGTGTAEQQQSGPATDHQSSNLSVPGTGMTSYPPPNLMSSHNFSRPSSLPVPFYGNPSHQGGDKQQTMLSVPSIPQSLNQQSIPQLPSMQLSQLQRPMQPPQHVRPPIQISQPSEQGVSMQNPFQVPMHQMQMMQQAQVQPYYHPLQQQEISQVQQQPHHHAVQGQQGAGTSQQQESGMSLHDYFKSPEAIQSLLSDREKLCQLLEQHPKLMQMLQEKLGQL; encoded by the exons ATGGTACGATCTGAGCCTTGTGTTCTGTTCGCTCAGACCTTTGTTCATCCTCAATTGGACGAATATGTCGACGAG GTAATATTTGCTGAGCCAGTAATTATCACAGCTTGCGAATTTTTGGAGCAGaatgcttcttcatcttctcaagcTGTTTCTCTTGTCGG GGCAACTTCACCTCCTTCATTTGCATTGGAAGTGTTCGTTCGATGTGAAGGAGAATCAAAGTTTAAGCGACTTTGTAATCCTTTTCTTTACACTCCATCAGCGCCCTACCCTTTGGAAGTGGAG GCTGTTGTAACAAACCATCTGGTGGTTAGAGGTAGCTATCGGAGTTTGAGCCTGATCGTCTATGGGAACATTGTGAAAGATTTGGGGCAGTACAATATCATTCTTGAAGGTCGTTCTGTAACTGATATTGTGAGTTCCACTGAGGGTAATCTTGAGGACTTGCCATTGGTATTGCACTCA CTTGAATCAGAGACTTATTTGGCTACTTCCCAACAATTGGTTGATATGTTGAGCCCATATATTCAGTTTGAAAGAGATTCTTTATGTACTGTCCTTCCACAGCTTTCAAAG GGAAAAGCCACTCTTTTAGGTTTAAGTTTGACATTTTTATTATGCTCTGGCCGAGAAGGCTGCCTCCAATTTGTCAATTCGGGTGGGATGGATcgacttgtatatttgtttgGTCATGATCTTCAGAGTTCTACCACCATTACTTTGCTGTTACTTGAAGTTGTTGAGCAGGCTACACGCCATTCAGTTGGGTGTGAAGGATTTTTAGGTTGGTGGCCTCGTGAAGATGGAAGTATTCCATCTGGGAAGAGTGAGGGCTACTCTCTTCTTTTGAAATTACTTATGCAGAAACCATGCCATGAGATTGCCTCTCTTGCAATTTATATTCTTCGTCGTTTGAGAATATACGAGGTTATATCAAGATATGAG TTTGCAGTGCTGTCAGCACTGGAAGGTCTCTCCAATTCTCACGGACCTGCAACTCATAATCTGGATATGCTATCGGATGCTAAGTCACAACTTCAAAAGCTCCAG AAGCTGATGAAGTCACTTGGATCGGTTGAAGATCCCTCACCATCAGCCTACGCTGAAAGAAGTTTGGTCTCTGATCATTCTGAAGGGTGGTTGTCATACAAAGCCACGAGTAAACTAACTGCTTCATGGGCATGTCCCTTTTTTAGCTCTGGAATTGATTCGCACATGTTGGCACTTTTGAAG GAGCGGGGGTTTCTTCCTTTGTCAGCAGCACTTCTCTCAATGCCTGGATTGCATTCTAAAGTTGGAGATATTATGGATGTCTTTACTGATATTGCAATGTTTATTGGCAACATAATTCTTTCATTTATGTTTTCACGCACAG GATTGAGCTTTTTGCTACATCATCCTCAATTGACTGCTACAATAATACAATCTCTGAAGGGATCTGTCGATCTGAACAAGGAGGAGTGTGTCCCGCTCCACTATGCTTCAATTTTAATATCCAAGGGTTTTACTTGCAGCTTACTGGAAATTGGAATAAATCTTGAGATGCATTTGAGGGTG GTGAGTGCGGTAGATCGTTTGCTCAAGTCGACACAACAAACAGAAGAATTTCTATGGATTTTATGGGAATTGCGTGATGTTTCTAG GTCTGATTGTGGGCGTGAAGCTTTATTGACGTTAGGTGCTTTTCCAGAG GCTTTAGCAGTCTTGATTGAAGCTTTGCATTCAGCCAAGGATATGGAGCCAGCAGTTGAAAATAGTG GAATTTCACCGCTTAATCTAGCAATATGTCACTCAGCTGCTGAGATTTTTGAGGTCATAGTCTCTGATTCAACTGCATCATGCTTGCATGCTTGGATTGAACATGCCCCAGTCCTTCATAAGGCCTTGCATACTTTGTCACTCGGTGGTTCTAATCGAAAGGATGCTCCTTCTCGATTACTTAAATGGATTGATGCGGGTGTGGTTTATCACAAACATGGTGTAGTTGGGCTTTTACGTTATGCTGCTGTCCTGGCTTCTGGAGGAGACGCCCAATTATCATCATCAAGCATCCTTGCACTTGATTTAACACCGACTGAGAATGGTGCTGGAGAATCAACAAATGTCTCTGAGATGAACGTCCTAGATAATCTTGGAAAAGTTATCTTTGAGAAATCTTTTGAAGGTGTTAACCTTTCTGATTCATCAATTTCACAGTTGACAACAGCACTTCGGATTTTAGCGCTGATTTCAGATAATATA ACTGTTGCTGCTGCTTTATATGACGAGGGTGCGGTTACAGTTGTGTATGCTATCTTGGTCAACTGCAGCTTCATGTTTGAGAGGTCCTCGAATATTTATG ATTATCTAGTCGATGACGATCATGGATGCAGTTCTATTTCTGACTTTTTGTCTGAACGTAATCGTGAGCAAAGCTTGGTGGACTTGTTAATTCCTTCCCTTGCCCTTTTGATATCTGTTCTGCAAAGACTACAG GGAACTAAGGAGCAGTATAGAAACACCAAACTGATGAAGGCACTCCTAAGGCTACATCGGGAAGTCAG CCCGAAGCTAGCTGCTTGTGCAGCTGACTTGTCCTCCCATTATCCGGACTCTGCTCTTAGCTTTGGAGCAGTGTGCCACCTCATTGTGTCCGCCCTTGTCTGCTGGCCAGTTTATGGATGGATTCCTGGGCTATTCCACACTCTTCTTTCGGGTGTCCAGACGTCCTCTGTTCCTGCCTTGGGTCCAAAGGAGACCTGTAGTTTCCTCTGCATTCTA AGTGATATTCTCCCCGAAGAAGGAGTCTGGTTTTGGAAGAGTGGCATGCCCTTATTAAGTGGTCTCAGAAAGTTGGCGGTTGGGACATTGATGGGTCCACAGAAGGAGAAACAGATCAACTGGTATCTGGAGCCTGGTCCACTTGAAAAACTGATAAACCATTTAACACCTAATCTTGACAAGATTGCAAAGATTATCCAACATCATGCCGTATCT GCATTGGTGGTCATTCAGGATATGCTTCGGGTTTTCGTAGTTCGTATTGCATGTCAAAGGGTTGAACATGCTTCTATCCTTCTGCGGCCCATATTTTCATCTATCAGAGATGGTATTTTGGATCAGTCATCAACAAGAGACACTGAAGCTTATATG GTCTACCGATATCTTACCTTTCTGGCTAGTTTATTAGAGCATCCGCATGCGAAG GGATTACTGTTAGAGGAGGGTATTGTTCAACTGCTTGTGGAAGTTCTGGAAAGATGTTATGATGCCACTTATCCAAGTGAAAACAGGGTTCTAGAGTATGGAGTTGTGTCCGAGTCTAGTGTGATTCAGTGGTGTATTCCAGCTTTCAGATCAATCTCACTACTATGCGATTCACAAGTGCCTCTCTCGTGCTGTCAGAAAAAAGAGCT ATTGGCCAGTTTGAGTGCAAAAGATTGTGCATTGATTTTTCCCTTTGTGCTGAAGTTCTGTCAG GTGTTGCCTGTTGGCAATGAGCTATTATCTTGTCTTTGCGCTTTCAAAGACCTGGTCTCATGTGGTGAAGGTCAAAATGGTCTGGTTTCACTTTTGCTTCATCTGTTTTCTGGGGCCGAAGAACCTGTATCTGCTGAAAGGTGGTGTGACACTAGTAGTATGAGTCTCAATCAActagaaatgaagaagaatccCCCTTTTCTGTCTTGCTGGATCAAGTTATTGAACTCAGTTAATTCAAAAGATGGGTCCTCTAGTCTTGCAATTAAGGCAGTAAACGTTCTGAGCGTGGGCTCCATCAGATTATGCCTTGATGGTGAAAG TTTGGACTCGAAGAAGGTTGCAGGACTTAAATCCCTTTTTGGCCTTCCAAGTGAGTATAGTGGTACAGACACTTTTAGAGAGGAAACCATTGGTTTGATTGAACAAATGGTGACACTGTTGAGTTCAGTGACTATGGGATCTGATAGTTCAGTAACAGCTGAGACGAAACCCTATTTGCATGAG GCATCTCGGTCGTTGCTGTCGTTGCTAAAAGACGGGAATATTGATGATATTATCTCCTGCAAAGGTGTTCTTGTTTCTCCTGGGAATTTTGATATGGTTGATTTGGAGTCTGAAAACATTGAGGATGATCTCTATCAAAGAGGACTTGAAGACAAGTTCTGGTGGGAATGTCCAGAAACATTACCTGAGCGTCTGCCCCAGTCATCTCTCCCTGCGAAAAGGAAACCACCAACTTTGGAGAGCTCTAGCAGGCGTGCCAAAGGCGAAAACTCTTCTGTTGACATACCGACCCAAAGTTCAGTTCAACGGGGGTTGAATTCTGTATCCCTTCCTCCTGCTCGTCCATCTAGAGATAGCTTTAGGCAGCGCAGGCCGAATACCAGCAGGCCTCCCTCTATGCATGTAGATGATTATGTTGCTAGGGAAAGGAGTGTTGATACAGCTGGTAATTCTAATGCAATAACCATTTCACGAGCAGGATCTAGCAGTGGTAGACCTCCATCTATTCATGTTGATGAGTTTATGGCCAGACAGAGAGAACGAGGCCAAAATGCCTCCACCATTGTGGTTGGAGAGGCTGTTGTGCAAGTGAAAAATCCTACTCCTGCTAGAGATACTGAAAAAGTTGCAGgtaaaccaaaacaattcaaaGCCGATCCTGATGATGATCTACAAGGAATAGATATAGTTTTTGATGGTGAGGAGTGTGAAGGACCTGATGACACCTTTCTTCAGCCTGATGAGAACCTTATGCAGCCTGCTCCCGTCATGGTTGAACAAAACTCTCCTCACTCCATTGTTGAAGAAACCGAGAGTGATGCAAATGGAAGTAGTCAATTTTCTCACATGGGCACACCTGTGGCATCTAATGTTGATGAAAACGCTCAGAGCGAGTTTTCATCAAGGATTTCTGTTTCACGCCCTGAGATGTCGTTGATTCGTGAACCAAGCATTACTTCTGACAGAAAATTTGTTGAGCAAGCAGACGAATCAAAGAAAATGACCCCTCTGAAGACCGCTGGCATATCTGAACCTGGGTTTGTACCTGCTTACAACATGCCAGGATCATCAGGACAAAATTTGATTGATCCTAGAGTGGGTCCCCAGGGCTTCTATTCGAAGACTAGTCAGCAACATACGGGCCATATTCATGGTGGATTCAGTGGTCGGGGGGTTTATGAACAGCAAATGATGCCAAACCAGCCTCCTTTACCTCTAGTGCCGCCTCCGTCAGTCTCACCTGTGATACCACATTCTTCTGATTCTCATTCTAATCAATCCTCCCCGTTTGTAAATCATGGAACACAGTCTTCAGGAGGACCCATCCGGCTTATGCCACCGCTCCCTTCAGCAATTCCCCAATACTCATCTAACCCATATGCCTCGTTACCACCAAGGACATCTACAGTTCAATCTTTTGGATACAACCAGGCAGGCACAGGCACCGCTGAACAACAACAGAGTGGTCCGGCGACTGATCATCAGTCTAGCAATCTATCTGTTCCAGGTACCGGAATGACCTCTTACCCTCCCCCCAATTTAATGTCATCCCATAATTTTAGCAGGCCGTCATCTCTCCCTGTGCCATTCTATGGAAATCCTTCGCATCAAGGAGGTGATAAGCAGCAAACTATGTTGTCGGTTCCCTCCATTCCTCAATCACTCAATCAACAGTCCATCCCTCAGCTGCCATCGATGCAGCTTTCACAGTTACAGCGCCCTATGCAGCCTCCTCAGCATGTTAGACCACCCATACAGATATCTCAACCATCAGAGCAAGGAGTATCAATGCAAAACCCATTTCAGGTTCCAATGCATCAGATGCAGATGATGCAACAGGCGCAAGTCCAGCCTTACTACCACCCTCTTCAACAACAAGAGATCTCTCAGGTGCAGCAACAGCCACATCATCATGCTGTACAAGGTCAGCAAGGAGCTGGGACTTCCCAGCAACAAGAATCTGGAATGTCATTACATGATTACTTCAAGTCCCCTGAAGCCATTCAG TCTCTATTGAGTGACCGCGAGAAGCTGTGTCAGCTTCTGGAACAACATCCGAAGTTAATGCAGATGCTTCAG GAAAAACTTGGGCAGCTATGA
- the LOC104764235 gene encoding uncharacterized protein LOC104764235, which translates to MLRVFVVRIACQRVEHASILLRPIFSSIRDGILDQSSTRDTEAYMVYRYLTFLASLLEHPHAKGLLLEEGIVQLLVEVLERCYDATYPSENRVLEYGVVSESSVIQWCIPAFRSISLLCDSQVPLSCCQKKEL; encoded by the exons ATGCTTCGGGTTTTCGTAGTTCGTATTGCATGTCAAAGGGTTGAACATGCTTCTATCCTTCTGCGGCCCATATTTTCATCTATCAGAGATGGTATTTTGGATCAGTCATCAACAAGAGACACTGAAGCTTATATG GTCTACCGATATCTTACCTTTCTGGCTAGTTTATTAGAGCATCCGCATGCGAAG GGATTACTGTTAGAGGAGGGTATTGTTCAACTGCTTGTGGAAGTTCTGGAAAGATGTTATGATGCCACCTATCCAAGTGAAAACAGGGTTCTAGAGTATGGAGTTGTGTCCGAGTCTAGTGTGATTCAGTGGTGTATTCCAGCTTTCAGATCAATCTCACTACTATGCGATTCACAAGTGCCTCTCTCGTGCTGTCAGAAAAAAGAGCTGTAA